In Micropterus dolomieu isolate WLL.071019.BEF.003 ecotype Adirondacks linkage group LG17, ASM2129224v1, whole genome shotgun sequence, one genomic interval encodes:
- the LOC123986120 gene encoding schwannomin-interacting protein 1-like, translating into MMTDYREDGMDLGSDVSSRSSSESNSNKVTPCSPSLDLATLEDYKSSPSLDLVTLEDYEEDEDYQEYKKKVIEEWESEYGEDYTSPQPPSQEEGGGSIVGVDGLGEGYRKTVNSRSLAEEFQDVKTVPPLPAPSERTATSVAVVPDELKQNGNLILPRSSQLHSPGTPQGGTGTLKPSHRSSSQGRGSRSTGGERRRV; encoded by the exons ATGATGACA GATTACCGGGAGGATGGCATGGACCTGGGGAGCGATGTATCCAGTCGCTCCAGCTCAGAGTCTAATTCCAACAAGGTTACACCTTGCTCCCCTTCTCTTGACCTGGCCACTTTAGAGGACTACAAATCCTCCCCCTCTCTGGACCTGGTCACCTTAGAGGACtatgaggaggatgaggactaCCAAGAGTATAAGAAGAAGGTGATAGAGGAGTGGGAGAGCGAGTATGGAGAGGACTACACCTCTCCACAGCCTCCTAGTCAGGAAGAAGGCGGAGGAAGCATTGTTGGGGTTGACGGCCTTGGCGAAGGCTACAGGAAGACAGTAAACAGTCGCAGCCTCGCTGAAGAATTCCAGGATGTGAAGACCGTCCCACCCCTCCCGGCCCCCAGCGAACGTACTGCAACCTCAGTCGCAGTTGTCCCAGATGAACTGAAACAGAACGGCAATCTCATTTTgcccaggagcagccagctccACTCCCCCGGTACACCACAGGGAGGCACAGGGACTCTCAAGCCCAGCCACCGCAGCTCCAGTCAAGGCAGGGGGAGCCGCAGCACTGGCGGAG agaggaggagggtgtAG